CCCTGCTGATCTGAACTGATTCAGATACGGAAAGATCAATTCCTTGATGTTTCTTGCGATGTTTTCCTCCAGTTCGGCCCGATCCTTCTCTCTCTGACGCAGGAGGACCTTCAGCGCGGTGTTGACCTCCTGGAGTTCCTGGTTCTTGACGGCGAGTTCTCTTTCACGATGCCGGAGCGTTTCTTCGGTTTTGAGCCTCTCGATGACACGTCCAAGGGTCTCGGCCACCTCGTTCAGGAGATTACGTTCTTCGCGCAGGAAAGGGCCCTCGAACTCCGGGGGCGTCTTTTCGCAGTAAAAGACAGCCACATGGCCGACAAAGCGGCCGCCGACCTTGATCGGCTGGCTTTGGACCCAGGGGGTCTCCTTGAAGCGGCTCGATGTCGCGGTCATCGAATCCACTGCGACACGGGCGCAGGCGATCTCCGGATACTGCCATGCGGAGGGCAGGATGGCTGCGGCGCCCTCGAGTATTTCCCGGATCGAAGCGCCGGTTTTCTCTATGAGCCTGGAGATGCCGTAGAGGCAGTCGAGCTCTTTGAGGCGCTCCTCGAGCTCGCGGGTCTTTGCGCGCAGGGCCGCTTCCGGGGAGGGCCGGTCCCCCGCTCGATCCTGGGCTGTCAGGTCTTGGGGTTTGGATTCGTGAGGATCCGGTCGCTGGGGCATCGGTTTACCCGTCGATGGTTGTTTCAGCCTTGCGGGGGTCTGATGCCCCGCTGCGTGGCCGTTCCTGAAGATCGTCGCTGCCGGCGCCCGCCGCATGGAAATTTGCCAGGGATTACGCAGGCCCCGCATCCGGCCGCTTTTCCTCGGGCTGGAGACAGCAGGGTTTTCAAGGCGCTGCTAAATGTTTGATTTGATAATGTTTATAAAACACAGGCGCCGGAGGTTTTCAAGCTAAAAATCGGGGAAGGCGGCATGGTCGAACCTGCCCCGTAACGCAGCCCCGTCCCGGGGTGTCGCAGCGGATCGTTTACTTTTTGCTTGCATATCTTTAGCTTATTTTCTATATATATAAAAATTTTCCCCGATAATGATGCCTTGAGCGCTTTAGAGGAAGGCCTTTTTGACTTCGAAGGACCGCGCATGGCGGGCGGCTGGGGGGCGGATCGCAAACCGCGCGCGGGCGGGATGTTGAGGAGAGTGCACCGAGGTGTTGCGGAAGAGGTTCTCGGACAGAATATTTTAATTGTTCGTATTGATGATGGGGCATACGGATTGATGCAGTTTTGACCTCCGATGCCTTATTTTCTTTTCATAGCCCGTATTTTTTGACCGGTGAGGGCTCGACGGCCTGATGCGGACAGAAGGAACAGATGAGCCACCGTATGGAAAGTGTATCCAAACCGGCTGATGAGGCGCCCGAAAAACAGGAAGGACGGACGGCGATAGAGGTTCTGCGAGCCTCGGGGGTGAAGTCCCCGGAGCGGATCGTTGCGGTCAGGGTCGACGGAGTGCTGCGGGACGTTTCCTGCCCCGTCGGCTCGGCGGAGGACGTGGCGCCCGTCTATCTGAATTCAGAGGAAGGTCTCGACATCCTTCGGCACAGTGCGGCGCACGTGATGGCCATGGCGGTGCGGAGCCTT
This portion of the Desulfatiglans anilini DSM 4660 genome encodes:
- a CDS encoding helix-turn-helix transcriptional regulator: MRGLRNPWQISMRRAPAATIFRNGHAAGHQTPARLKQPSTGKPMPQRPDPHESKPQDLTAQDRAGDRPSPEAALRAKTRELEERLKELDCLYGISRLIEKTGASIREILEGAAAILPSAWQYPEIACARVAVDSMTATSSRFKETPWVQSQPIKVGGRFVGHVAVFYCEKTPPEFEGPFLREERNLLNEVAETLGRVIERLKTEETLRHRERELAVKNQELQEVNTALKVLLRQREKDRAELEENIARNIKELIFPYLNQFRSAGLSEGREEVLEFIEESLKNVASGFQRRLTDICLGITPTELRVAELIRQGKTTKEIADLLNSSTRAVDFHRSNLRRKLQLKDRKTNLRSFLMSTL